TGAGGCATCTATCTCTTTTTCACCAGACCAGAAAACCATTTATTTCACCAGAAACAATTATGGAAAAAAGCTAAAGCGTGGAAAGAACGGCATTAATCACCTAAAAATTTATCAATCCAATTTTGTTAATGATGAATGGACCAAGGCTAAAAGCGTTTCTTTTAATAGTGAAAACTATTCCAACGGACATCCTGCCATAAGCTCAGACGGAAAAAGAATGTATTTTGCGTCGGACAGGCCAGGTGGTTATGGGCTTACAGATGTCTATGTAGTAGATATTCTGGAAGATGGTACGTTCTCAGAACCAAAAAATCTAGGTCGAAACATCAATACCGATAAAAAGGAAATGTTTCCTTTTATCACGGAAAACGCACTTTATTTCTCTTCTGATAGGGTCATGGGCGTTGGTGGGCTAGATGTTTATAAGGCAGACTATGCCAATGGTGTTTTTGGAACGGCAACCAATTTGGGTATGCCCATTAACAGTACTCGAGACGATTTCTCTTATATCATCAATGAAGAAACCCAAGAGGGCTACTTCGCTTCCAACAGGGAAGGTGGTAAAGGAGATGACGACATTTACTCTTTTAAGAATATAGTCAATCTAAATGCTATTTCTGGGATTGTTGAAGACCTGGAAACCGGAGAAGTTCTTTCAGAAGCGACCGTTACCTTAATTGATAAGGATAATGCTTGGGTAGCTGAAACCACAACAGCTCTTGATGGTACTTTTATCTTTGAAAACCTTGACCCGCTTTCTAAATACACTATAAACACCGTTAAAAAAGAGTATGAAGAACAAAGCACATCAGTTTCCACAAGAGACAATGAGAGCGTTACTGTAGCACAATCCTTAAAGCCATTGGAGATACTAATTGCTGAGGAAAACGGTGTGCTTGTAGAGGAGAAGGGTGAACTTAAATTTGAAACAGAGGCCATCTATTTTGATTTTGATAGGTTTGCAATCAAAAAACAAGCCGCTACAGAATTGGACAAACTTGTCGGTGTCATGAAGGAAAACCCAAGCATGGTCATCAAGATTGAATCCCATACCGATGCTAGAGGAAATCGCAGCTACAACAAATACCTCTCTGACAAACGCGCTAAAGCTACCAAAGCCTATATCGTATCTCAAGGGATAGATGCTTCCAGAATAGAAAGCGCAATAGGCTACGGGGAAGAAAAACTATTGAACGGTTGTGAGGACGGAACACCGTGTGCCGCTTCCGAGCACAGACAGAACAGACGCTCAGAGTTTATTATTGTAGAAATGTAGGTTCGTTGTTTCAAAACTGCTTTTTTACATCGGCATCCTTCATCTTGCAATTGAAGACTTTGTGCCTCGAGCTATTCGCTTCATACCGAACCTTTCTATAAGTAGTAGAACACAAACGTTCAAAAACTTCACCTTTTAACTTTTACCTGTCCACAAAAAACTTTGCCCTTCATACTTCAAATTACCTGCTATCGCCCACCCGTCAAAAAAACTTCACACTTCGTATTTCGTACCTCATGCGGACTTCGAATCATCTAAAACCCTACAATCAATAACTAATTCCTTTTTCTTAACCCCTAAAAGCTCCATTCGTCAACTCAAAAGGGGCATTCGTCAATTTAAGGTATTTATATCCTGAAGTCTTCTTTACTTTAGCCTCATACATTACCAATTTTTTCATGTGATTGCTTAATATGATGAACCCTTGGCTCCTTGGCCGGGGGTTTGTTTTTTATATAATAAGCTTAAAAAGCAGCAAAACTGGTTTTACATCGGCATATTGCAATTCAACCATTGTATTTTGTCGATAAAACCCTGTGGTTCATGGGTTTTTCAGGGATGCTGTCGGTTTTCATCACAATTTTTTTGCCTTTCATCTTATAGTTTTCTCTCCACACCATGAAAAGCTAATCTTTGCCTTGTCTTTAAATCTTAAATGCATACATATGAAAAATTTACTACTTGTTAAAGAGATATACCTAGAAGGTTTCCGTAACCTTGGACATATTCTAATAAAAAAATATTTTAAGGTATTTGCATGGTTCAGTTTTGTCATGTTCTTTATCGTACTTTATGCTTTTGTCTATCGGATTGCAACAGGATTCGCTTTTGACTAAAGAAACAATTAACAGCAACAAAAAGCCCGGTTCATAATTGAACCGGGCTTTTTATTTTATCCAAAATAATTGTTGAGTCGCCTAGGAACCTTGTTCAAATTCTACGGTCTTTAAAATAGCCTCCAATTCAAACATATAATCCCGTTTTTCGGCAGAGGGGGCAAATGTAAACCCTTCTAAAACAAGCTTTCTATTGTTTTCCTTATCATTGATAATATAGGTCAGAAAAGGTCCTGCCATTGGATATCCGTTAATTTCCCAAATTCCTCTGACTTCTGCTGCTTTCTTACCTCCAATTTCCACTGGAGCAATGTAGGGGGCAAAGGCCTTTTCGGTCATCATATAAGTTTTCTTTCCTGGTACATCTGGTCCGGGAATATATTTTTCCCCAATAGAATCCCTCATTTTGACGATATCATCAACAAAAGTAGAGTCGTTGTCAAAAGCGTTCCATGGCATTTCATAAGCAATGATATTCATATAGCCTTTAGGAATCTGTATATCCATCCATATGAAGTTTTTTTCACGCTTTCCCACTTTATATAAAGAAGGTACTTTTAAATCTATATTGAATTCTTTACTGAGCGCATCATCCTTGCTCAAAGAACGCATAAACCTATTTTGGGCTTCTGAAATCTCTACGCCCTTAAAAGCTTCTATAGCCTTATCCGCCAAAGCATCGATATTGCCTGCAAGGTCATTATACGTTTCGCCCTTGACCACCGCTATTTTTTGGGGCTTGGCATATACATCGGATTTTATGTGCGCGAGGGAAAGTGTATCCTGTTCTACATAAAGCACCGAGCGTGAATACGCAGTTGCTCCTTTAAAAACTTGTGTTGGAATATGGGTTATGGTAAACTTGGGTTCTCCTTGTGGTAGTCCTAGCACAGGTGCGGCAAAATGTTCTCTAATCTTGTCACCGACCCCGCCCTTCCATAGTTCAGTATCCATAACGACCATAAGGGAGTTTATACCACCTGTAGAGGGCGGAAGAAATCGCTCCTTTGGTCCTGTTTCTTTACATGATAATAACATCACCATACAGATGGTGAATAAAAATAGTCCTGATTTTTTCATCTTGTGTTAAATTTACGAAGAACAATCGCACAATTTTAGTTTTGTGCCCGGTTTTAGATTGTTACCACTAAGACCGTTCCATTCTCGTAAATTGTCTACAGAAATACCCGGATATTTTCTTGAAATAGTCCAGAGCGAGTCACCTTCTTTCACAGTGTGTACTTTTGTGCCATCTGCCAAAGCTACCGAAGATGTTGATTTTGACGATTTGGTTTTGACCGTAGCTTGTTTGGCGATATACGGTTTTCTTGGAAAAATGGTAAGCCGTTGCCCTATCCTTAAATTATTGCTCCTTAAACCGTTCCATCTTTTTATTTGACTCACGCCAACACCATATCGCTCTGCGATTTTTCCTAAGTAATCCCCACTTCTAACCTTATACCTAACCTGATCTTTTGCTACGGTCAATTGTGGAAGTGGTTTCTCCAGAGAATCCAATTCTTTTTTTGCATAGGCATAGATGGCATCCTCGTTGCTTACAAATTTTCCGATTTTGGTTACAGGCAATCTAAGTGTGTAGGTCTTTCCTTCTATTTTGGGAATAATATTAAGCTTGTACGCAGGATTTAGCATTTCCAGCTCTTCTGTGCTTATATCCACCAATTTTGAAATCTGGTCAAAAGTGATAAGGTTTTTTACGTGTACGGTGTCCGTTTCAAAATAAGGCCTATCTGCTTTTTTGTACTGGAGTCCGTGTTCTTCCGCATATTCGAAAATATACATCGTTGCCAAAAACGCAGGCAAATATCCTGCTGTTTCGCGTGGAAGGTTTCTACGGATATTCCAATAATTTTTATAACCGCCAGAGCGTCTTATCGCTTTGTTTACATTGCCTGGGCCAGAATTATAAGCCGCAAGGGCCAAATCCCAATCGTTAAAAATACTATGCAATTTGGACAAATATTTACTGGCTGCCTTGGTGGCTAAGATGGGGTCGTTGCGTTCATCTACGTAACTGCTAACATCCAAATTGTACATTTTTCCTGTACTGTACATAAACTGCCAAAGGCCCTTTGCACCAACCCGCGATTTGGCACGTGGGTTCAGCGCAGATTCTATGATTGCCAAATATTTTATTTCCAGAGGAATATTATAGTTATCCAGTTCCTGTTCAAAAAGTGGGAAATAAAATTGGCTCGCCGTTAGCATGCGTTGCATCAAATCCTTTTTTCTTGTCAAAAAAGATTTTATTACACTTTCCAGTGATGGATTATAGGCAATATTGAAAGGAGTCTTCTCATCGATTCTGGCCAATCGCGCTTTCAAAGTATCCGTTGGCAAGTCTATTAAGGTTGTCGCTTCTGTTTCTGGATTTTGAACTTCCAAAAGCATTTCACTGAACAGTTGTGCGCTATTGTGCAGTTCCTTTAGCCACAAGCTATCGTATTTTCTAGCTTCTTCCAAGTCTTGAAGCTTGAATCCTTTTTTCCCGTCTATTTCCACCAATCCCCTCTCACCATCGATTGTGTTTTCTGTAGCTTTTAGCTGTAAGGGCACTATCTCTTTTCCCGAAACGGAATCTGTCTTGGCAGATATTGTTTTAAGTGTTTTATTTTCCGTTTGTTGTGTCCCAATGGAATCTTGTACTTGTGCTACGAGTAATCGTGTTGAAAGAAGAAGTGCTACGAGCGCAACGGTTTTTAAATTTTGATTCATTTTGGACAAGGCTTTTTTTATTTTTGGGGCAAACGAAAATGGTGTTTTTTTCTGAAATATTAAAGCTTTCAGCCTAAAAACATACCACCCTAGGATTTCCCCTATTAAATCATAACGCCCTTATTACTTCAATATTGCAGCTATTCCAGGAAGTGTTTTTCCCTCTAAACTTTCCAACATTGCACCTCCTCCGGTAGACACATAACTTACCTTCTCTTCGAAGCCAAATTGCTTTACTGCCGCAACGGAATCTCCGCCTCCTACAAGGGAAAAAGCACCATTTTGGGTAGCTTCGTCAATAAAGTTCCCTACGGCAATGGTTCCTTTTGCAAAACTTTCCATTTCAAAAACGCCAACAGGTCCGTTCCAAAGTATGGTTTTGGAATTCAAAATAGCCTGTTTGAAGGCTTCTAACGTTTGTGGCCCTGCATCCAATCCTTGCCATCCATCAGGAATCTCGTTTACTTTAACAAATTGGGTGTTTGCCCCGTTATCAAATGCATCAGCTGCCAGAACATCTACCGGCAGATGAATCGCAACTCCTTTTTCTTCTGCCTGCTTTAAAATATTCATGGCCAAATCCATCTTATCGTCTTCACAGATAGAATCCCCTATTTGACCGCCCTGCGCTTTTATGAACGTGTAGGTCATTCCACCACCAATGATCAGATTGTCAACCTTGTCCAATATGTTTTCAATAATGGTGATCTTGGATGAAACTTTTGCACCCCCCAAAATAGCTGTTACGGGTTTCTCCCCAGTTTGCATTATTTTTTCTATCGCCTTTATTTCTTTTGCCAAAAGATATCCAAAGCATTTGTTCCCTTCAAAATAGTCGGCAACGACCGTAGTTGAGGCGTGCGCTCTATGTGCCGTTCCAAATGCATCATTAACATAGATGTCGCCATGTTTGGAAAGTTTCTCTGAAAAAGCGGCATCACCTGAGGTTTCTTCAGCATAAAAACGAAGGTTTTCCAGTAACAGTACTTCACCGTCTTCTAGTTCTGACACGGCCTTTGTAACCTCATCGCCAATACAATCGCCCACAAACTTTACTTGAACGCCAATAATTTCGGATACCTTTTCGCAAATATGGGATAGTGACATGCCTGGATTCACTTGGCCTTTTGGCCTTCCCAGATGGCTCATTAAAACAGCAGACCCGCCATCTTCCAAAACTTTCAATATGCTAGGTTTTGCAGCATCGATTCTGCTGGTATCCGTTACATTGAAATCATCGTCTAAAGGCACATTAAAATCTACACGGATCAATGCTTTTTTTCCTTTGAAGTTATAATCGTCTATGGTCTTCATCTGTATCTATTTATAGGTAAGTTCAAAAGTAAAGATTTCCTGCTTTTTGAAGGGGTAACAGTTGTCATATTTTAAGGTTTAATTTCATGTGATTTTAATTCCTTTGGAATTGTTGGACACGAATTAGTACAAATCTTATAGCAAATCTTTTTTTGAAGTTTGATGCTCAGAACTTCAAATGTCTTTTGGGGTTGCTCTGGGGATATCTGTTTGAAAACAGTGCTAAACTTTTCAGAACCTAAAAAATGTATCTTTGAACATGCTTTTTAAAGACGTTTTAGGACTCGGGCACATTAAAAACCATCTTGCCACTACTGCTGATTCCGGTAGGGTAGCCCATGCGCAATTGTTCATAGGGCCAGAAGGCTCGGGTACATTGCCCATGGCCATTGCCTATGCCCAATATTTACTTTGCAACAATCAAAATGGGGAAAACGATGGAGAAAATTTAGTTTGTAATACCAAATGCAGTACGCTGACCCATCCCGACCTACATTTTGCCTTCCCCGTTTCGAATTCCGATAAAGTAAAGTCCCATGCGGTAAGCGATCATTATCTACAGGATTGGCGACAGTTTGTAAAAGAGCAACCTTATGGCAATCTTTTTGATTGGTATAGATTGATAGGCATTGAAAAAAAGCAAGGTCAAATAGGAGTTGACGAAGCTCAGGATATTGTAAAGAAACTTTCTTTAAAATCGTATGAAGGAGGTTATAAAGTGTTCATTATCTGGATGGCGGAAAAAATGAATATTTCTGCTTCCAATAAACTTTTAAAACTTATTGAAGAGCCTCCCGAAAAAACCGTACTGCTTTTAATCGCAGAGGATGAGGAACAAATTATCAATACCATAAAATCCAGGTGCCAGATTCTAAATTTTCCCCCTTTGAGCGAAACTGCAATAGCCGAAGGTTTAATGACAAAAAGTGTACAGGAACGTGAAGCACACTCTATTGCTCATGAAGCCAATGGAAACTTTAACAAGGCTCTTGATCTACTGAACAAAGATTCGGAAGATTTGGTGTTTGAACGTTGGTTTGTACAATGGGTACGTAGTGCATTTAAAGCTAAAGGAAACAAAGGTGCGATACAGGAATTGATTTTGTGGAGCGATGAAGTAGCCAAAACCGGCAGAGAGGTGCAAAAACAATTTTTAAATTATTGCCTAACGATGATGCGACAAGCACTTTTACTAAACTACAAGGTGGAGAGTCTGGTTTACGCCAAGATACATTTAGAAGGTTTTGACCTGCGCAAATTTGCGCCTTTTGTGCACGAAAACAATATTATGAACATTGTTGAGGAACTTGAAAAGGCAATCTTTCACGTGGAACGCAATGGGAACTCTAAAATTATTTTTACTGATCTCTCTATAAAACTCACGAGGCTGCTACATACCAAAGCAGCTTAAAAACTACCCTATTATGGACAACATTTTTAACTACCCTGTGCAAATTCTACTTTTCCTTTTTTTAGCCATTACTTTTTTGCAGAGCGGTGTCGATAAAGTATTGGATTGGAAAAGCAATTTGTCTTGGCTTACCGGTCATTTTTCAAAGACTTTTTTAAAGAACTCCGTTCCATTGCTTTTGGGCATTATTTTGTTGTTGGAGTTGGTTTCTGGTACTTTATCGGTTGTGGGAATGGTTCAGTTTATCGCTTCTGGTGAAAGCGTTATTGGCTTTTATGGTGCAATGCTGTCTGCGATAACACTTTTAATGCTTTTGTTTGGGCAACGTGTCGCCAAGGATTATGAGGGAGCCAAGACCATTGTTATCTATTTTGTGCCGACTATATTTTTAGTCTACTTATTACACCAATAAATTAGTCCAGATAGAAGTTGTCATTTCACAATATTTTTTCAAGAAAGATCCAACTTCTGAATTAGGTCTTCGGAAAATGCAAGATTATAGCTCCTTTGCCCAAAAGAACGGCATTACGCTAAAAAGTAAGGGTCACTGTCAATTCTGCGGTGCTAAAACCACTAGGGGCGTACATGAGTGTGTTGAGGTTTTTAATCTTGGATTCCCAATCATAGATTATTCAAAAAAAGAAAATCATTTTTACCGTTTTCTAGCTGTCGATGCCCACACACTTCAGCATTCAGAAATTCATGGAAGATGGAACAATCATTTTCATTTGACCAGACAACATTTAATTTTTGAATATGGCGTTATCTGGGATTACAATCTTTCCGCATTGCTAAGCGACTGCTTAAAAATGTATAAGGTCGAAAAACCTAATGAAATCCTGATCACCCCTTCGTTATTGCGAAGAGGAAAAAGTACCGTGCTTGATGTTATAAACGATTCTGTGGATGAGATATCGTGCAAAAAAAGTATTAAAACATGGGGGAAGGATGTTTACCAGGCATGGAATACATATCATCAAATTATAGATGTAATCGCTGAAAGGTTTATGGATAAAAACAAAGACCTCCATAGAAATGGAGGTCTTTGATAAGATGAACATTAATTAGTTACTCTTATTTTTTGTACTTGTCGTTCAAGATTTTCAAGACTTCACCTGTTAGATTTTTGGCATCTTCTCCGTACAATACTGCTCCTCCATCGCCGCCACCTAAAATATAGGTGTACCCATTGGCCTTGCCATAGGCTTTGATTTCATCTTTCACCTTACTTACCAAAGAATCCATTTCTGCTTGGCTGTTTTGTTGTAAAAGTTGCTCTTCTTGTTGCAGTTGCTGGCCCACGAACTGCCCTTTTTGTTGAAGTACGCCATATTCCTCTTGTGCATTTTTTTGAGACATTTTTTGCGCTTTAGCCTGAAATGCTTGAAGTTCTATTTGAAATGCCTGGGAAATACTATCCCTTTTCTTCGTCAGGGCATCTACTTTAGTTTTGAACTTTGCCTCAACATCTTTTTTTTCTTGATAGCCGTCCATAAGCTTCACATTGTCAACATAACCTATTTTATCCTGTTGACACGCAACAGCGGTTAAGGCAAATACAAATACTATAATTTTTTTCATGTTTCCTTTTTTAATGATGCGCAAAAATAGAAAAGCTTTTTGAATGATCATTATCTTATTTTTATGAATCTATATTGCTGTCTTTTAAAGTATAAGGGATTTCTATTTTAAAGCTAAGACCTCATCAGGGTTTCTTATTCTTAGTGCCTTCAGAAATATGCCTTAGAAAGCATTTCTTTTATTCGAAACGGTATTACAAGGCAAAACCAAAGAATGGCGCTAAAAAGCCTTGAAAACAACTAATCCTTCTTTTTAATGATGTAAATCAGCGAAGAGTGCTCTTTTGAAAAGAACGCTCTAATATTTGACCACAGTCCAACGAAAAAAGCACTGATCAAATAAAACGGATTGCCCTTATATTTTTCGGAAAGCAATGAAACGTAAAAAGCATCGAACAACATAGGTTTTATTGAAACAACCTCCATCTTCTCTTTTTCAAAAAGCATTTGGATAGATTGTCTTGAAAAGTGCCATAAATGCCGAGGCACATCATAAGCCGCCCAATGTGTTCCATAATACTTCGCATCAAACGATTTAAAATTTGGAACTGCCACAAACAATGTTCCATTGGATTCCAACAACTGCGCTATCTGCTTTATTTGCTCTTGTAGGTTTGGCAAATGCTCCAGCACATGCCACATGGTGATTACTTGAAATTTATGATTTTTTACATCTGCCAAATCTTGATGAAGTGTAATCCCCTTCAGCTCTGCATTGGTTCTTGCTTTTTGATTTGGCTCGATTCCCGCTACCTTAAATCCTTTTGAAATCGCACTCTTTAAAAAATCACCTGTTCCTGCGCCTATATCCAATAAAGATTTTGATTCATCTATCTGATTATCAATAATTTGAATCTTTTTTTTTAAACTGTAGCCCTTCACCCAATGGTATAATCTATCTACCAAAGAAGTTTTAGCGTCTGTATGAGAAATATAGACTTCACTATCGTAATATTTAGCTAAATTCTCAGGTTGGGGATGTGTAATGAGCATATCAAACTCTTCATCTTGACGTAGCTCAAAGGATTCTCCTGAAACAGAAAAGTCTTTAGTTTTTAAAAACAACCTCATTGTAGTTCACCGTATTCAAATACTCTTTTTTCAGTTGTCCAAGATACGGTAAAACCTTGATTCTAGATTCGGAATCTTCATGAAGGCAATCCTTTTCTTTATCGTTAAAAACTTCAATGGCAATGTACCAGTTTCCAATTCTTGATGCATGTGCATCTTCCAAAAGTGGGTCCATATCTGTTGTTTGACTTAAAACACCATCAATAAATAAAGGGATAAGATTAATTGTTTTTGTTGGAATTTCCACTTCATAAAAAGAGAAGTAGTATTTTTCATTTTCAAGCTCAAATGGAACTTCCACATCTACATAATGGTCTTGAAGCTGAAATTTAGTATTGACGTAATTATAGAACTCATCTTCATTCTTGGGGTCTTCAAAAATAAACATGGTCTTTTTGGGCAGACCCCTTTTGAATCTTTTGCCTTTTGTTACTTTGTGGTCTTTGATATTTGGAGCAATTCTAATTGGAATGCATGAGGTCAAAACAATAACGGAAAGTAACAGGACTATTATTTTCTTCATTGGTATTGGATTGATGAAATAAAACTATCAAAAATCAAGCCATTGGTTATTGCCAAATATTTCATCGTACCTGTCTGTTCCAGTTTCTTCCGTTTAAATATTCACTTTTTAAAATATTAAGGTGCGCTACTATACTTTCCCTTGATGGATATGTATCCTTTAAACAGTCATTTTCGACGGAACTAAAAACTTCGATGGCGATATAATGTTTAAATTCTTCTGGTTCTTCTTCTAGTTCTTCACCAGCTATAATTCCTAAAATAGTACCAAAAGCATCCACTGTTCTATCTAGCATTTCTATCTCGTAAAACGACAAAAAGTAGTTTTTCCCATCAAGATTAAAAGGCACTTCTACATCAACATAATAGTTTTCTAAATTAAATTTTGTGTTGATATAGTTATAAAACTCATTTGCGTCTTTTGGGTCTTCAAACACAAATAAGTTCTTTTCGGGAAGGCCTTCTTTTAATTGTGCTCCTTTGGTAATTTGATAATCGTCTATTGTTGGGGCCGTTTGGAAAGGAGTACAGGAACATACTACTAAAACCAATAGAAATGATGCGATTATTTTATACATCGTTAAGGTTGTTTTTGATAAGAAGATGGAATCAAAAACTAAACCAAAGCATATTTTAAAGTAAAGAAAATAGCTTTTGTTCCACGTGGAACAAAACCAAGGCTATCTGCCTAGAAAAACCAATAGCACACTAACATCCGAAGGAGAAACACCACTTATTCTAGAGGCCTGCGATATGGTAACGGGCCTTATCGATTCCAGCTTTTCCCTTGCCTCATAAGACAACGACTTTAGCTTTGAATAATCAAAGTTTTCGGGGATTTTTACATTTTCAAGGCGATGCAATTTATCCGCATTATTCTTTTCCTTTTCTATATATCCAGAATATTTAACCTGAATTTCTGCTTGCTCAAGCACTTCGGAATTAAATTCATGTTCGTTAACAAACGATGAGACAGATTCTAACCGAAGCATATGCTCCATAGTAACTTTTGGCCTGGAAAAAACTTTAAAAAGCTTATCGGATTGGCGTACTGGTGAAGAAGAAACAGACTCTAAAATAGGGTTGATCTCTTCTGGAGTAAAACTCGTCTTTCTAAAAAAATGTACAAAGCTGTTGGACTTATGTTGCTTGTCCTCCATTCTTTTCAAACGCTCTTCGCTCGCCAAACCAATCTCAAAGCTTTTAGGCGTCAATCGTAAATCGGCATTATCTTGTCGCAATAAGGTTCTATATTCCGCACGGGAGGTAAACATTCGGTACGGTTCTTCTGTGCCCTTGGTAATTAAATCGTCGACCAAGACACCTATATATGCTTCATCTCTTTTTAAGATAAAAGGTTCTTTCTCGTTGATTTTTAGATGTGCGTTTATACCCGCCATCAATCCTTGTGAGGCCGCTTCTTCGTAGCCTGTAGTACCATTAATTTGGCCCGCAAAATACAGGTTGTTTACAAGCTTTGTTTCCAGCGTATGCCTTAATTGTGTTGGCGGAAAATAATCATATTCTATAGCATAACCAGGTCTAAAGAACTTAACCTGCTCAAAACCCTTTACGGATTTTAATGCTTTATACTGAATATCCTCAGGAAGCGAGGTAGAAAATCCATTCACATAAACTTCAACCGTATGCCATCCTTCAGGTTCTACAAATATTTGATGGG
The nucleotide sequence above comes from Flagellimonas sp. HMM57. Encoded proteins:
- a CDS encoding bifunctional 2-polyprenyl-6-hydroxyphenol methylase/3-demethylubiquinol 3-O-methyltransferase UbiG produces the protein MRLFLKTKDFSVSGESFELRQDEEFDMLITHPQPENLAKYYDSEVYISHTDAKTSLVDRLYHWVKGYSLKKKIQIIDNQIDESKSLLDIGAGTGDFLKSAISKGFKVAGIEPNQKARTNAELKGITLHQDLADVKNHKFQVITMWHVLEHLPNLQEQIKQIAQLLESNGTLFVAVPNFKSFDAKYYGTHWAAYDVPRHLWHFSRQSIQMLFEKEKMEVVSIKPMLFDAFYVSLLSEKYKGNPFYLISAFFVGLWSNIRAFFSKEHSSLIYIIKKKD
- the mnmG gene encoding tRNA uridine-5-carboxymethylaminomethyl(34) synthesis enzyme MnmG, with the protein product MFEKEYDVIVVGGGHAGAEAAAASANMGSKTLLVTMNLQNIGQMSCNPAMGGIAKGQIVREIDALGGYSGIVTDKSAIQFKMLNKSKGPAMWSPRAQNDRMRFAEEWRLGLENTPNVDFYQEMVSGLLVEGDTIVGVRTSLGIDIKAKAVVLTNGTFLNGLIHIGEKQFGGGRAGEKAATGITEQLVDFGFDSGRMKTGTPPRVDGRSLDYDKMIPQPGDENPEKFSYLETPILREQRDCHMTHTSALVHDLLREGFDRSPMFNGRIKSIGPRYCPSIEDKINRFADKDSHQIFVEPEGWHTVEVYVNGFSTSLPEDIQYKALKSVKGFEQVKFFRPGYAIEYDYFPPTQLRHTLETKLVNNLYFAGQINGTTGYEEAASQGLMAGINAHLKINEKEPFILKRDEAYIGVLVDDLITKGTEEPYRMFTSRAEYRTLLRQDNADLRLTPKSFEIGLASEERLKRMEDKQHKSNSFVHFFRKTSFTPEEINPILESVSSSPVRQSDKLFKVFSRPKVTMEHMLRLESVSSFVNEHEFNSEVLEQAEIQVKYSGYIEKEKNNADKLHRLENVKIPENFDYSKLKSLSYEAREKLESIRPVTISQASRISGVSPSDVSVLLVFLGR